The DNA window ATAACCGCCGCCGATCACGATGAGACTTTCGGGGACCTGATCGAATGACAGCGCCTCATCTGAGGAGATGACGCGCTTTGAAAAGGGAATCGAACGCAGTTCGATCGGACGCGACCCTGTCGCAATGATGCAGTGATTAAAGCGATAGCTGTGACCTTCCGTTTCCGTCATGACGCGCGCCTCATCTGGCTTTGAGAAAAAAACTTCCCCTTGGATGACATTGATCTTATTGCCTTTGAGCAGCGTCTTAACGCCGCCTGTCATCTTCTCAACGACCGTCTGTTTCCACGCCTGAACCTTGGAAAAATCAAGCGTGGCGGTCGTTTCGACACCCGGATATGGCGACGTTTTTGCCGCCTCGTAGTGATGCGCCGCAGAGATAAGCGCTTTGGAAGGAATACATCCGCGATTGAGACACACGCCGCCAAGATCCGCCTTGTCAACCACCGTGACAGACTTCCCCAACTGAGCGGCGCGAATGGCGGCCACATAACCGCCCGGTCCTGCACCGATGACCAGCACGTCAACTTCTTCAGTCAACTCTCCGACAACCAAATCCTACACCTCCATCAGAAGCAACCGCGGATTTTCTAACAGACGTTTGACTTCGTTCATGGTTTGTTGCCCAAGAACACCGTCAATAATTCGATGATCGAAACTAAGAGAGAGCGCCATGACGTGCGCAGGCACGATCTGGCCATTTTTCACAATCGGCTTTTCGCTGATCCGCCCGACACCAAGAATCGCCACTTCCGGAAAGTTGATAATCGGCGTGAAGAAAAGGCCGCCAGCCGACCCGATGTTTGTAATTGAAATGGTGCTCCCCTTCATCTCGTTGGGCCCAAGTTTTCCTGCGCGCCCGCGCGCCGCAAGATCGGAAATCTCCTGCGCGATCGTCCACATGTTTTTTTGGTCTGCGTGGCGGACGACCGGCACAAGCAGACCGCGCTCTGTGTCCGTTGCGATGCCGATATGGTATTCCTTTTTAAGGACCAGTTCTTGCCGCTCTTCATCAAGAGTTGCATTCAGCGCGGGATATCGCCTTACAGCCGAAATCAGCGCTTTTACGATGAACGGCAAATACGTGATTTTCGTGCCGCGCTCTTGCGCCAAAGGCTTTAATTCCTCACGCAGTTTGACAAGTTCAGTCACATCTACTTCATCGAGCACTGTCACATGGGGGGCGGTGTGCTTTGAGCGCACCATCGCTTGCGCGATCAACTTGCGAATCGTCGTCAGCGGCACACGCTCTTCAAGAGCCGCTCCCTGCGCAAAATTCCCCTGAACAGGTTCCGCGGATGACGTCTGTGCGCTCTGCGCTTCGTGTGGCAACATCACGGTCGCCCCATCGTGGGATTCGCTTTGCGCGTGATCAGCACCCGCGAGAAACCGCTCAACATCTTCACGCAAAATCTTTCCATTCGGCCCCGTCGGAATGACATTGCCTAAAAAAACACCTGACTCGCGCGCAAACTTGCGCACAGACGGCGCGGCGAGAATCTCGCGCGAAGAAACACCCTGCGGCTGCGTCGCGCCTTTTGCTGGAGCGGTCACTGCCTTTGTTTCTGTGGCAGACGCCGAAGCAGTCGTCTGTACAGAGGCTTGCGCTGTGTCGCTTGCTGCATGTGTTGTTCCAAGCGAAGGTTCCGCGTCTGCAGAACCCTCCACTTCAAACGACATGATCAAATCGCCAACCACGACCGTCGCGCCTGCCTCGACATGAATCTGCGTGATTTTACCGTCGATCGGACTCGGCAGTTCAACCATCGACTTGTCATTCTCGACTTCAGCGATCGGATCGTCTTCCTTCACCACATCACCCGGTTTTACGAGCCACTTTTCGATCCGACCCTCGTGCAGCCCCTCACCCAATTCAGGAAACCGCAATTCATAGAGTGCCACGTTGCTTCCCCCTTCTCAAAGTGCGAGTGCCGCTTCAAATCCTGTCAGCACACGCTCCGTGCTGGGAAGCCACTCTTCTTCGATTTGCGCATACGGATAGACCGTATCAGGCGCCGTGATGCGTTTGACCGGCCCCTCAAGATGGTAAAGCGCATGCTCATTGATCTGCGCGACAATCTCTGCCGCTGCGCCAGCCGTTCGCTGTGCCTCTTGCAAAACAACCGCGCGGTTCGTCTTTTTGACCGACTCGATGATCGTTTCGATATCAATCGGGCTGATCGTGCGCAGATCGATAATCTCTGCCTCAACACCTTTTTGTTTTGACCATTGGTCCGCCGCTTTTAGCGCTGTGTGAACCATCGCGCCATAGGCCACGACCGTCAGATCCTTGCCGGGGCGAACGACAGCTGCCTTTCCGAGCGGCAGTGTGTACGCCTCTTCAGGCACCTCCGCGCGCATTGAGCGGTAGAGCTTCATATGCTCCAAAAAGAAAACGGGATCGTTGTCGCGGATTGCAGAAATGAGAAGCCCTTTCGCATCGTACGGATTCGAGGGAATCACCACTTTTAGTCCGGGGGTTTGAAGCAACAAGCCCTCCAGGCTGTCAGCGTGCATCTCCGGCGTTTTCACACCGCCGCCAAACGGTGCGCGATAGACGATGGGCGACGTGTAGCGGCCACCTGAGCGAAAGCGCATGCGCGCAGCCTGGCCCGCGATTTCATCCATCGCTTCAAAGACAAATCCGAAAAACTGAATCTCTGCAATCGGTCGAAACCCTTGCAGCGCAAGGCCCGTCGCCAATCCTGCAATGCCCGATTCTGCAAGCGGCGTGTCAAACACACGTTGATCGCCATACTTTTTTTGCAAACCGTCAGTCGCGCGAAAAACGCCGCCGCTCTGTCCGACGTCTTCCCCAAACAAAAGTACGCTTGGATCGCGCGCCAGTTCATTGTCAAGCGCACTGGTGATCGCTTGGATCATCGTCATCTGTGCCACAAAATTCTCCCCCTCACTTCACAAACTCGGCACGCTGTGCGCGCAGGTCATCTGGCAACTGCTCAAACATCACATCAATCAATTCGGGAACGGTCATTTTCGGCTGCGCATCTGCTTTTGCCAGCGCTTCGCTCACGGCCGTTTTGGCCTCCTCAATAACCGCTTCTTCATCCGCCTGGCTCCACAGACTTTGGCCTTCCAGATACGCGCGAAAACGCACCAGCGGGTCGCGGCGCTGCCATGACTCTTCGAGTTCCTTGCTCCGATAACGCGTCGGGTCATCGCCACTCATCGTGTGTG is part of the Ferroacidibacillus organovorans genome and encodes:
- a CDS encoding dihydrolipoamide acetyltransferase family protein; this translates as MALYELRFPELGEGLHEGRIEKWLVKPGDVVKEDDPIAEVENDKSMVELPSPIDGKITQIHVEAGATVVVGDLIMSFEVEGSADAEPSLGTTHAASDTAQASVQTTASASATETKAVTAPAKGATQPQGVSSREILAAPSVRKFARESGVFLGNVIPTGPNGKILREDVERFLAGADHAQSESHDGATVMLPHEAQSAQTSSAEPVQGNFAQGAALEERVPLTTIRKLIAQAMVRSKHTAPHVTVLDEVDVTELVKLREELKPLAQERGTKITYLPFIVKALISAVRRYPALNATLDEERQELVLKKEYHIGIATDTERGLLVPVVRHADQKNMWTIAQEISDLAARGRAGKLGPNEMKGSTISITNIGSAGGLFFTPIINFPEVAILGVGRISEKPIVKNGQIVPAHVMALSLSFDHRIIDGVLGQQTMNEVKRLLENPRLLLMEV
- a CDS encoding alpha-ketoacid dehydrogenase subunit beta, with amino-acid sequence MAQMTMIQAITSALDNELARDPSVLLFGEDVGQSGGVFRATDGLQKKYGDQRVFDTPLAESGIAGLATGLALQGFRPIAEIQFFGFVFEAMDEIAGQAARMRFRSGGRYTSPIVYRAPFGGGVKTPEMHADSLEGLLLQTPGLKVVIPSNPYDAKGLLISAIRDNDPVFFLEHMKLYRSMRAEVPEEAYTLPLGKAAVVRPGKDLTVVAYGAMVHTALKAADQWSKQKGVEAEIIDLRTISPIDIETIIESVKKTNRAVVLQEAQRTAGAAAEIVAQINEHALYHLEGPVKRITAPDTVYPYAQIEEEWLPSTERVLTGFEAALAL